A stretch of the Leishmania infantum JPCM5 genome chromosome 30 genome encodes the following:
- a CDS encoding NUDC-like protein — MSLVASQEGLTDLIPCNDQCGGDYTLYTFGQSEKEVTVTVPLAPGTRGKSLRVDIKVRHLQIEVPGKGTILAGELYKPINVDDSTWCIQDGKELVVVLTKTNIQYEEWWPHVVIGERQIDLKTLKPPSIRFSDLDGGAQATVAKMMHEQHQKRTDPAFTNA, encoded by the coding sequence ATGTCTCTTGTCGCCTCTCAGGAAGGCTTGACCGACCTGATTCCATGCAACGATCAATGCGGCGGTGACTACACGCTGTACACATTTGGACAAAGCGAAAAAGAAGTGACAGTCACTGTCCCACTAGCACCCGGCACTAGAGGGAAGAGTCTGCGCGTTGATATTAAGGTAAGACACCTGCAGATCGAGGTTCCCGGCAAAGGTACCATATTGGCAGGTGAGCTGTACAAGCCGATCAACGTCGATGACAGCACATGGTGTATTCAGGACGGAAAGGAGCTGGTCGTAGTTCTGACTAAAACCAACATACAATACGAGGAGTGGTGGCCGCACGTTGTGATTGGTGAACGTCAGATCGATCTCAAGACACTGAAACCACCATCTATTCGGTTTTCAGAcctcgacggcggtgcgcaggcAACGGTAGCCAAAATGAtgcacgagcagcaccaaAAACGAACGGATCCCGCGTTTACGAACGCCTGA